In a genomic window of Amphiprion ocellaris isolate individual 3 ecotype Okinawa chromosome 11, ASM2253959v1, whole genome shotgun sequence:
- the pcdh8 gene encoding protocadherin-8, which translates to MGFCKIAAVAPYLVHVLFSCTVLCTTTRYFTYEEDALGTEIGNLSLDLKIDPADDPDTSFRFMQENNSTLVQMRENDGLLSVAEIIDREQLCPRSPRCFITFDIVAFSREKFQLIHVEIEVRDINDYSPRFPRNETNLEIVENVPLDSRFPLLIALDRDVGENYIQSYNISPSSHFSIEVHDRDDGVKFAELVLVRELDREVEDSYTIEVTASDGGVPAKSGSMTVNIKVLDFNDNSPTFEHSSLKVELNEDSPAGHRVVKVHAFDPDDGINGEVMYAFGEGLSPEAARLFNIDPYSGDVTLKGLVDFEKRRSYELNIKATDLGANSVPSTCKLVIEIVDVNDNAPEIGIKPMTSSSDGVAYITEAAAAESFVALISTSDRDSGSNGYVRISLLGHEHFTLQQAYGDTFMIVTTTTLDREKIPEYNLTVVAEDLGNPPFKTVRQYTIRVTDENDNPPLFSKPLYEVSVLENNIPGSYVTTVVARDPDVGKNAKVSYKLIDSEVPGGSSVSTYVSVDSLSGSLYTLRSFDYETLQQIELVIQAEDRGSPSLSSTSTIRIRVVDQNDNDPYFTFPVLLNGSADIPLPFNAPSGYLALRVSAEDEDEGVNGELSYKIVQGDPKLFTINKDTGEIALKQWLTAEIGDVLEMKISVSDNGRSPLSSSATIRFVVSDSEPSEDQVVIVLRSSDEEGSGFDGSLIIIIMLSGGCALLLIAIVVVVVTCKLSRKRRSTKREVCQSLFDGRPMAMLGSTEPNIYTGQRGFFHERPSLSLDDSCLYEERSGDSETKMFLPSKHFQPASVWQGDKYCLQVSGISNTDQLSVKDSGKGDSDFNDSDSDISGDGGKKIFRTFQPRLKNAATSFSGDCQGTYCAIAPQSFRATRDNAYTIGFSPVPSYNNPPGCSMSWKDSGYGTNRPKSRNSMCTYSRTGTLPSYFPQQQREADVEGVAVHKQSPSIVTVATALEVATIF; encoded by the exons ATGGGATTTTGCAAGATTGCAGCAGTTGCACCGTACCTGGTGCACGTTTTATTTTCATGCACAGTCCTGTGCACAACTACAAGATATTTCACCTATGAAGAGGATGCACTCGGGACGGAGATAGGCAATTTGTCTCTAGATTTAAAGATTGATCCGGCTGATGACCCTGACACATCATTCCGCTTCATGCAAGAAAACAACTCGACTCTGGTTCAGATGAGGGAGAACGACGGGCTTCTGAGCGTTGCAGAGATAATTGATCGGGAGCAGCTCTGCCCCAGGTCTCCCCGCTGCTTCATCACCTTCGACATCGTGGCCTTCTCCCGGGAGAAGTTCCAGCTCATCCACGTGGAGATAGAGGTGAGAGACATCAACGACTACTCTCCTCGTTTTCCGCGTAACGAGACGAATCTGGAGATAGTGGAGAATGTTCCACTGGATTCCAGATTCCCCCTGCTGATTGCCCTCGACCGGGACGTGGGTGAGAACTACATTCAGAGCTACAATATCTCCCCCTCCAGTCATTTCTCCATTGAAGTGCACGATCGGGATGATGGAGTGAAGTTTGCAGAGCTGGTGCTGGTGAGGGAGCTCGACAGGGAGGTGGAGGACTCCTACACGATCGAAGTGACTGCATCTGACGGAGGAGTGCCTGCGAAGTCCGGGTCAATGACTGTAAATATCAAAGTGCTGGACTTCAATGACAACAGCCCCACGTTTGAACACAGCTCTCTGAAAGTGGAGCTGAACGAAGACTCACCGGCGGGTCACCGAGTTGTCAAAGTGCACGCATTTGACCCCGATGATGGCATCAATGGGGAGGTGATGTACGCGTTTGGAGAGGGCTTATCGCCCGAGGCTGCGCGCCTCTTCAACATCGACCCTTACTCCGGTGACGTGACCCTGAAGGGGCTTGTTGATTTTGAGAAGAGGAGGTCATACGAGCTGAACATCAAAGCCACAGATTTGGGCGCCAACTCTGTTCCATCCACCTGCAAACTGGTGATAGAAATCGTGGACGTGAACGACAATGCGCCTGAAATCGGCATCAAACCCATGACCTCCAGCAGTGATGGAGTCGCCTACATCACAGAGGCTGCAGCCGCCGAGAGCTTCGTGGCTCTGATCAGCACCTCGGACAGAGACTCAGGCTCCAACGGGTACGTGCGCATCAGCCTCCTCGGGCACGAGCATTTCACCCTGCAGCAGGCATATGGAGACACTTTCATGATTGTAACCACCACCACTTTGGACAGAGAGAAGATCCCAGAGTATAACCTCACTGTAGTAGCAGAGGACCTGGGAAACCCGCCTTTTAAAACTGTCAGACAGTACACTATCCGTGTCACAGATGAGAATGACAACCCCCCTCTCTTCAGTAAGCCACTTTATGAAGTTTCAGTCCTGGAAAATAACATCCCAGGCTCATATGTCACCACTGTCGTCGCTCGGGATCCTGATGTGGGAAAGAATGCCAAAGTCTCTTACAAGCTCATAGACTCAGAGGTGCCAGGGGGGTCCTCAGTGTCCACGTATGTCTCTGTGGATTCGCTCTCAGGGTCTTTGTACACTCTCAGGTCTTTCGATTATGAGACGCTTCAGCAGATTGAGCTTGTCATCCAAGCAGAAGACAGAGGCTCGCCCTCTCTTTCAAGCACGTCAACAATCAGGATTAGAGTTGTGGATCAGAATGACAATGATCCGTACTTCACCTTCCCCGTCCTCCTGAATGGCTCGGCTGATATTCCGCTGCCCTTTAATGCACCCTCTGGCTATCTCGCCCTTCGTGtatcagctgaagatgaagacgagggagTGAATGGCGAGCTCTCCTACAAAATTGTACAaggtgaccccaagctttttaCAATAAACAAGGACACTGGAGAGATTGCTCTAAAACAATGGCTGACAGCCGAAATTGGGGACGTGCTGGAAATGAAAATCTCAGTGAGCGACAATGGCAGGTCCCCACTCTCGAGCAGTGCCACAATTAGGTTTGTCGTCTCAGACTCAGAACCCTCCGAAGACCAAGTCGTCATTGTGCTGCGGTCAAGTGATGAAGAAGGCTCCGGCTTTGATGGCTCactaattatcattattatgctCAGTGGGGGTTGTGCCTTGTTGCTGATTGCaatagttgttgttgttgtcacatGCAAACTGAGCCGTAAGAGGAGAAGCACCAAGAGAGAAGTGTGCCAGAGTCTGTTTGACGGCAGGCCCATGGCCATGCTCGGATCCACAGAGCCAAACATTTACACAGGTCAACGAGGCTTCTTCCACGAGAGGCCTTCACTGTCTCTGGATGATTCGTGCCTGTATGAGGAGAGGAGCGGGGACTCAGAGACAAAG ATGTTCCTGCCCTCCAAGCATTTCCAACCAGCGTCTGTGTGGCAAGGTGACAAATACTGCTTGCAAGTGAG TGGCATCAGCAATACTGACCAGCTGAGCGTGAAGGACAGTGGTAAAGGGGACAGTGACTTCAACGACAGTGACTCTGATATCAGTGGCGACGGAGGCAAGAAGATCTTTAGAACCTTCCAGCCGAGGCTAAAAA ATGCTGCTACCAGCTTTTCTGGGGATTGCCAAGGCACCTACTGTGCAATAGCACCACAGAGCTTCAGAGCCACCAGAGACAACGCCTACACAATAGGCTTCTCCCCAGTGCCCAGCTACAACAATCCTCCGGGCTGCTCCATGTCTTGGAAGGACTCTGGTTATGGCACAAATCGGCCAAAATCACGTAACAGCATGTGCACCTACTCCAGAACCGGGACCCTTCCTTCCTACTTCCCACAGCAACAGCGTGAGGCTGATGTCGAAGGTGTCGCAGTCCACAAGCAGAGTCCAAGTATTGTAACTGTGGCTACAGCATTAGAAGTTGCaactatcttttaa